The Musa acuminata AAA Group cultivar baxijiao chromosome BXJ2-2, Cavendish_Baxijiao_AAA, whole genome shotgun sequence genome has a segment encoding these proteins:
- the LOC135605626 gene encoding mitochondrial import receptor subunit TOM7-2-like gives MAAKASLKGKGKAGKGSKGSEEGSSAAKCVKEWSTWAMKKAKVITHYGFIPLIIVIGMNSEPKPQLYQLLSPV, from the coding sequence ATGGCTGCCAAGGCTTCGCTCAAAGGGAAAGGGAAGGCCGGGAAGGGGTCCAAGGGTTCGGAGGAGGGGTCGTCGGCGGCCAAGTGCGTGAAGGAGTGGAGCACTTGGGCGATGAAGAAGGCCAAGGTGATCACCCACTACGGCTTCATCCCCCTCATCATCGTCATCGGTATGAACTCCGAGCCCAAACCCCAGCTCTATCAGCTCCTCAGCCCCGTCTAA